TCCTAGGGTCCACCTTGACCGGAGGTTTACCTTCCGTCCCAAAGGTGGATCTTGACAACCCGGTAGATCATCCGACCGGAACGTTGTTAGATGGATCTCCGACAGGACGGCAAGAGTGGCGGGAGAGGCGGTCCGGTGCCCCATGGCGGACATCGTCGGCGGTGGCCCTCCGGCCAACGACTCCGAGCGGGCGGCCATCGCGCATCTGCGCGACCATGCTCCCGAGGACTGGCTCGTCCTGCACAACATCGAGATCCCGGTCCGGGGCGCGATGTACGAGGTCGACCTGATCGTGGTGACCCCGCACTCGGTGTGCCTCATCGACGTGAAGAGCACCCGAGGCCGGATCGACGTGTCGGGCCGCAGGTGGTACCCGTCCAACCGTGGCTCCTTCCACTCCCCGGTGGCCAAGCTCCGCGACCACGCCAGGGCGTTGAAGGGGGAGCTCGCCCGACGCAGCTCCGGGCTCAACCGGATCTACGTTGACGCGCTGGTCGTCCTGACCGCCGACGATTCGGTCCTGGTGGATCCCAACGACCGCACGGACGCCGACGCCCACGATGTGTCCACCCTGGATGAAATGATCTCGGCGCTGGCCGACGTCTCCCGCGTCCGCAGCGGATTCCCGCGCGACATCCGGCGGCACCGCCAGACGATCGTCCAGACGCTGCAAGGAGTCGTCCGGGTGCCGACCGGGCCGCTCCGATTCGGCAACTGGGTGGTACGGGAGGAACTGGGCGGCACCGAGGACGTCACCGAGTATCGGGCCGCCAACGCGATTGTCACGACGTCCCAGACCGTCCTGCTCAGGGTCTACCGGGCCGACCCCTTCCAGCCGGAGGCGGTGCGGGCCGCCGAACGCGTCGCGATCGCCAACGCCTATGAGGTGCTGGCCAGGATGCCGCCGCACGAATGCGTCGTCGGCTGCCGCGACTTCTTCGCCACCGAGGACGAGAGCCGGTTCGTCCTCGTTCTCGATGACGTTCGCGGGACCGCGCTGCAGCCGCACCTGGACAATCCCCGGCTCGTCCTGGCAGCCGACGCCAAGTACCGGCTGATCGCCGACATCCTGCGCGGGCTCACGCACGCGCACGGTCACCGGGTGCTGCATCGTGCGCTGTCTCCGGCGTCCGTTCTGGTGGCCCCCGGCGGCAAGGGCCTGCTCACCGGGTTCGACTACGCGCGCCCGGAGGATCCCCGCTCGCACACGGTCGTGGGACGGCTCGCCGATGCGCTCGACCCCGCGTACGTGGCACCGGAGTGCCAGGCGCGGGCCCAGGCGATGAGTCGCGCGTCCGACGTGTACGCGGCCGGGGTGATCGCGTACCGGCTGCTGACCGGGGAACTGCCGTTCGCCTCGACGGCCGACCAGTACGAGAAGGGCAGCATGCTGCCCGGCGGACCCTTGACGGCGGCCGGGGTCCCCGAGCACATCGCCGAGCTGCTGGGACGGATGTGCGCACAGGCTCCCTCCGCGCGACCGTCCGCCGCCGAAGCCCTGCGGACGATGCTCGGCGCCTCCCGCCCACCGGCCGGCCGAGCCACCACCCGCACGTTCGACTACCGGAATCTGCCCGAAGGGCACCAGCTGACCCGCAAGTACACGGTCCAGCGCAGGCTCGGCAAGCCCGGCTCGTTCGGCGCGGCCTACCAGGTGTACGACAACCTCGCGGGCGCCGACCGGGTCGTGAAGATCGTGGATCGCGACCGAGAGTCGCTGGTCGAACGACTCAAGCACGAATATCAGATCCTGCTCGGCCTCCCCGCGCACGACAACGTGATCAAGGTGGAGGGCGCCGACTACCTGGACGGTGGCGAAACCCCGTACCTGGTGTTCGAGTACGTCGACGGGCAGGACGTCGGCGCGCTCGCCGACGACCGTGCCCTCGGCCCGGCGGACACGGTGAAGCTCGGCGTGGAGGTGGCTCGCGGGCTGGCGTTCCTGCACCGCCACGGGATCTTCCACTGTGACATCAAGCCCGGCAACCTGCTGTGGACCGACCAGGGCTGCAAGATCATCGACTTCAACGTGTCGGTGTCGGCCGAGTCGAGCATGTCCAAGGCCGGCGGCACGACCAAGTACGTGCCGCCGGATGTCAACATCCGCGTGCCCCCGACCGCGGCAGACCTCGCCGACCGAGACGTCTACGCGCTCGGTGTCACGCTCTACCAAGTGCTGACCGGGCAGTACCCGTTCGCCTCGGGCAGGCCCACGCTCGGGGAACAGCCCATCGATCCGCGGTCGCTGAGCGGGCTCTCGGAACTGTCGGATGCGCTCGTCGACACGGTGACCAAGGCGATCGCCCCACTGCGCAGCGCCCGTTACGGCGGCGCCGCCGAATTCCTGGCCGTGCTGGATGCGATCGGCGAGGTGCACCGGCCGCCCGCCGTGGCGCCCCCCGAGCCACGTCCGGTCGTCGCCGCCGGCAATGTCAATCCGTTCGTCGCCCACCTCAAGACCCTTTACAGCCAGAGCACCAGCAGCAATGCGGGTACCCGCGGCAAGGATCCCTACGACCTGTACGTCGCGACGGCATTGGACGACGGCCTGATCCCCGATGTGCTCGCAGGCCGGTACCGACTGGTGGTGATCACCGGGAACGCCGGCGACGGCAAGACGGCGTTCCTCGAACGCCTCGTCAAGGCCGCGCTCGACCGTGGCGCGACCCCTGGTGAGCCCCGCGACAACGGGGCCGACGTACGGCTGCTGGGCGGCCGGTGGCTCCGGACCAACCACGATGGCAGCCAGGACGAGGGAGACAAGGCCAACGACGAGGTGCTCGGCGAGTTCTTCGCCCCGTTCGCGGAGGGTGAGGAGCCGGGCCCGCGGAACGCGGAGACACGTCTGATCGCCATCAACGAGGGCAGGCTGGTGGACTTCTTGGCCTCTCGGGCGAGCCGGTTCGCGTCCCTGACGGCGGCGGTCCGGGCCGGGCTCGACGGTGAACCCGTGCCAGACGGCATCGCCGTGGTCAACCTCAACCGGCGCAGCGTCGTCGCCGGCGCCGACGGCCCGAACGGCCCGATCTTCGACCGGCTGCTGGCCAGGATGACCCATGAGCGTTTCTGGGAGGCATGCGAGTCCTGCGACCTGGTGAACTCCTGCTACGCCCCGCACAACGCCCGGACACTGGCCCACCCCAGCGTGGGACCGAAGATCGTCAAGCGGCTGCGGGAGCTGTACACGCTCACCCATCTGCGCGGGCGGATGCACATCACCGTCCGGGATCTCCGGTCCGCGCTGGCGTTCACGCTGACCTCCGGGAGGGACTGCGCGGAGATTCACGAGTTGTACCGCGGCGGCGACATCACCGAGATCCTCTCCGGCTTCTACTTCAACGGCTGGGCTGGAACACCCGGTACCCGTGACCGGCTGCTGGCGCTCCTGCGGGACGTCGATGTCGCGGCGGTGTCCGCGCCCGCGCTCGACCGGCGGCTCATGCACGTCGGTCCGGACGCGGGGCAGGCCATGATGACCGTCGACCGCCGCGGCGACGACTACGACATGTCCCTGCTGCGTACGCTGTTCGATCGGCTCACCGGCGACGCGGCCGACCCCGAAGCCCACGCGCGGTATCTGGCCTCGGTGCGGCGACGGTTCTACTTCGAGGGGCTGGACGATAAGCGGGCACGGGCGATGTCGCCCTTCCGGTCGTCCGAACGGTTCCTCTCGCTGCTGCACGACCCCGAGCAGGCCGCCGCCCGGCTGCCCGACCTCATCGCCGCGATCAACCGTGGTGAAGGCCTGCCCGATCCTCGCCGGCTCGGCGACACCCTCGCGCTGCAGGTCCGCCACGTGCCGGGCGGTACCGTCCGCAGCCACCGGCTGTTCCCCATCGACGCGCTGACGCTCACCATGTCGGGAGGTCCCCCGTCGCCGTATCTGGAGCAGGAGCCCGACGGACTGGTGCTGCGTTACCACGGCCCGGCGGGTCAGACGGCGCGGCTGCGAATCCAACTCGATCTGTTCGAACTGCTGTACCGCCTCCGCGACGGCTATCTGCCGAGCGTCGCGGACCGGCAGGGGCACTATCTGGGGCTGACCATCTTCAAGAACGAGCTGTCAGCGGCGCCTTATCAGGAGATCGTTCTGTCGGCCGGAGGGCGCGGCCTGCATCGCGTCCGCCGGGAGCGCGACGGGCGGCTGGTCATGGAGCCGCTCGTAGACCTGACCGAGGAGTCTGATGACCCTGCATCGCAGTGACAAGGAATTCCGTCACCCGGGTGTCAGCTACTTGGACTACAAGCAGCTGGAGATGGACCGCGTTCTGACCGGCTTCCTGCCCCGGCTCTGGTGGGACGGCAGGTCCAGTGTCGTGTCGCGTTCGGCGGACCTGGACGTGCACGACTTCGTCGAGACCTTTCGAGAGCATCCGGATTCCTTCCAGGACTTCGATCCCGACATCACCCGCCGCTGGCTGGAGACGCATCTTCTGGATGTGGTCAACCGGGGAAAGGCGACCCAGGCCGTGGCCGGTCTGCGCCCCCTGCACGGATTCACGTACCGGTTCAGGAACGCGCGCCGATCCCGCGCCTATGGGGCCGACGAGCAGCTGTACGAGATGATCTCGCAGGTCTCCGATCGGCGGCGCGGTGCCGCGACGCTCGAACATCTGAAGAACTTCTTCTTCGACGGGATGGACAAGCACACCGAGAAGCCCACGCCCGGCGTCGACATCGATGTCGAGACACAGGCGCTGATCAACCTTTCCGAGGCGGTGAAGCGGGACATCACCGACCGCCCCGCCAGCGGCAGGGAACGGCGGTCCCATCCACCGTTGTACCCACAGGCGTCCGACCTGCTGGTGGACGACGTACTCAGGCTGCTGTTCCATCGTGACCTGATCCCGCGCTCGGTGCTCGTCGACTATCTCAAGATCCTCTTCGCCTTCCATCTGGCGCTCTATCACCTGCGGATCCTGAAGCTGTTGCCAGCGCTGACCCGCAACGAACAAATGCGTGCGAACGGCGGCTTCTTCCTCGACGTGGTCGGGATCGGTGGTACGCCGACGGCCCGGTTGGCCGAACGCAGCGCCGAAGTGTGGTTCGGCCGCATCCCCGATTTCGTCCGGGCGACGTTCACGGTGAAGCGGCTGGACGACCTGGCACGGCATCTGGTGCGGCGGGGCGGTCTGCGCACCCCTGGCCGCGGCTTCTTCACAGTCGAGGACTTGCTGCGTCTGCTCGGGCCCGCGCACAAGGAGGAACGCGACAGGTTCGCGGGCGGCCGACTGGCGGTGATCGAGTCGGCGCGCTCCGGCGACGCGGACATGGACACCGAGATCGAGCAGATCTTGCACCTCGGCCTCGACGACTTCACCGCCTACATCGAGGTCATCACGGCCTACCGCGTCGCGTTCCACCGTAAGTACCTGACCGGATGCCTCGACTCTCTGCTGTTGAAGAACCGGCCGGGCGCGATGATCGCCCAGCCGAGGCGCGGCGTCCGCCGGTTCGTTCTGGACAGCCGGCTGCTGGAGGTGCTGCTGCAATTGTCGCTGCTCAGGCAGGACACCGGCGGCGAGTACTACACCGCCGCGTTGCGCGTCGACGAGTTCCTCACCGTGCTGCGGGAGCGTTACGGCCTGTACATCGACCAGCTTCCGGCAGGCGACGGTTTCGACCGGCCCACAATCGAGGACCAGGCCGCCTTTCGCGCCAACACCGGCGCGTTCACCGCGAGATTGCGGGAGATCGGCTTCTATTCGGATCTGTCCGACGCCTACCTGACGCAGACGATCACTCCGCGCTACACCATCGGCGCCGGTAAGGCCGGCCGTGCCCAGGGGAACGCATGAGTACCGGGCTGCAGGAACTCCAGGAACAGGACGTCGAGACCGCGCTGGAACGGGTCCTCCTCCCCCGGCTGGCCGGGTTGCTGCAGGCGCGACGGCCGGGGCACTGCATGCGGGTCACCGAGATCGACGCGCCGCTCGCGGTGCGGCTGTGCCGTCGTATGCGGGGCGCCGTCGGCGAGGACGGACACGTGCACGTCCTGGGCTCGGAGCCGGCCGTTCCCACGGACGTGGCCGTGACCAGTACCAAGCTCGTGGAACTGCGCAACCCTGACGCGCGCGGGCGGCAGCGTGCCCCGCTGCTGGTCTTCGTCCCGCCGGGCACGTACGCCAGCGCTGAGGACTCGTTCGGGGTGGCCACCTTCGAGGAGGTCGCACTCGGCGATGTCTATATCGAGCTGGCCGCGCGGCTGCTCGCCGAACTCCCCGACACGCTTCGCCGCGGTGTCGAAGACCTCTTCGCCATCCTCGACGACCAGAAATGGCCCTATGCCGGGGACCACGCCCGTGCCCGATATCTCCTGACCGTCCAACACAATGAGAACGATCCGATGGCGGCGGGAGCGGCCGTCTTCGAGCTCGGGATGGTGCCCGATTTCGAATTGTTCTCCGACGCGGCCCAGATACCGACCCGTACAGGCCGCAACATGCGGCAGATGCGGGTGCTGCAGAGCACCGAACGTCCCGAGCGCCAGCGAGTGATCGAGCTGGGCTTGACCGATCCCGCCTTTCGGGCTCGGCTGGCCGAGTTCCTCGTCCGAACCGGATTGGAAGACGCCCGCGCATGGACCCGGCGGATCGTCGTCGACCGTGCGAACTGGAACCTGGGCTTTCACCGCTGGCCGCTGCGGGAGGAACGGACCGTCGAGGTCGTACGCATCACCGTCGGAGATCTGGAACTGCCCAAAGCCGGTGAGGCACCCGGCCACGCGGACCACACGGTGCTGAGGAACATGACCGGCCAGCCCTTCCTGCACGCGGGACGACAGGGACTCGGCCGGCTTCCGATCGACTTCCATGTGGAGCCGGACCCTCAGCGAGTGGCCGGCTTGGCGAAGTTCGTCGTCCAGCTGATCTCCGAGGACTCCGGACCGACCGGTGTCACGACGACGGTCCGGCTCGGGAAGACGGCGAAGAGCTCCTACAAGGCCGTGTTCAAGAAGCTCCGCTCCGTCGAGCTGGAGCAGGGCTGGCACTTCGTCCAGGTGACTCCAGAGGACGCCGAAGGCGTCCCGCTCCCTGTCGAGACCCCACGGGGCGACGCTCATCTCGGGAACCAAAGCGACCGGTTCATGGTCGTCACCGACGATGACTTCGAGGAGCCGCCGCCGCGGCAACGTGTCGCCAGGGATGTCGGCGTCAGTCATGCGCTGCGGAGACTGGAGTTCATGGCCCTTGAGGAGACCCGTGACTGGCGCGGTGTTCGCTGCAAGGGCGTCACCTGGAAGAGCACGCAGGGTGCGGGCCGACAGGTGCTCCAAGCGTCGTTCGGAGTCTACGGGTCCGCGGAGATCCCGCTGTCACCCCCTTTGGTCGAGGCACAGCGGCGTGTGCTCGCCGAACCCGATCGCCTCCGTCGCTGGCGGCTCCCGGTCCTGGCCGACCAGGCGGGAGACCCGTTGCCGGAGGACCTGGACGCACCGGATCCCGGTCACGAGCCCGTCGACGTGTTCCTCGCGGCGCGCCGAGCCGTCCTGGCGGCCATCCGGGGCGAGGACGACCTGGTCATCGAAGGCCGGGACCTGCTCGAGCTGCGGGGACCGATCCAGACTTACGCCGAGTCCTATGGCGAACTGCTCGCCTGGCAGATCCGCCGCGCCGAACGGGCCGACGAGGGGCTGCGGACCGGGTTGCTCCGCGAGTTGGCCGCGCTGCTCCAGATCGACACCGTCGAGGTCGGTGTCACGGATTCGGGCGGTGTCCGTCGCGACGTCGTGCTCGTCGCCCCCACCCACCCGCTCCGGCTGCTTTGGCTGGTGACGTGGTCCGCGCTCGGCCGCCGCTGGCTCGAGAACGCCCGGGAGAACGAGGCCGCGGTGATCGCCGCCGCGGGGCGCACCCTCTCAGGACTGACCCCGCTCGGCTTTCCTCTGGTGGTCCCGCAGCGAAGCGGGGCGCTGACCATCGCGGCGGGCGATCTCAACCCGTACTGGGGCGTATGCCTGCCCACCGGCGCAGCGGACCCCCAGGCCCTCTTGTCCACGCTCGCCGGGGCGCTGCGCCTGCCCGAACGCTGGAGTGGTGGCCAGGTCGTCTCCGGGCGGGTTCTCGCCGATCGTGTCGAACGCTATCTCCGCCTGCACCCCTACGTCGGCACCCTGGTGATCAGCGCAGTCAATCCCGGTCGCGCGGAGCACTTGGCCGAGATGCTGCTCGCGCTTCAGCGACGCAAGGACTTCGTTGATGTCAAATACGACATCCGGCTCTTCGTGCCCGATCCGCAGGCCACCGACAATGGGGAGGCCCTCGCTGAACTTCTGCGTGGAGAGGGTGGCCCGGCCGCCGAGGCCGAGGCCTTCCATACCCGGCCGTCCACGGGGCTCATTCCCAAACTCGCGGTCGCCGTCCGGCCCCTGCACGAATTTCGTGCATCGAGCAGCGAACAAGCCGCCCACATCACCGTCCTCTTCGATGCGTTCAGCGGTGAGAGCTTCGACGCCGCGCCCGGTGGGGACCCCGGCATGGCACCGGTGCACGGACTCGTCCAAGACGTCTCCATCCTTTACAGCGAGAACGAGGAGACCGTCACCTGGCAAAAGCAGCCGCGACATGGCCCCGCGCATCCGATCAGGGGAGCCGAAGAGCTGTCCGACCTGCTCTCCGCGCTGCCCGCCACGATCTCGTCCGCCGCAGCGGCGGTGGCCACCGGAGAGCCGGGGGTGGGTCTGGTGCCCCGCGTCACGCTCAACCTCGACGCGCGTGACGGCGCTCTGCTCCACCAGGCGCACCGCTCGAGTGACTGGGTGATCACCATCGACCGCACGCTGGGCATCGAGTACTTCGACAGTCCCGGAAGCAAGCGGCGTCCCGCCTATGTGATCGATTTCGATGTGGAGAGCGCCGAAGGGCTGGGGCACCATCTGGTGATCAGTTCCCGTTCGGTCGACGAACTTCGCACGTTGCTGGCACCCGTTTGCGCCCAGCATGGATTCGATGTCGACGCCCGGCACACCGGTACGTTCTTCGAGCAATTGCGGCTGCTGTCGGGTCGGCTGGCGTTCAAGCTGGCATCCGCCACACCGACTCAGCGGACCGAGGTCCTGGGGCTGGCGCTGGCCCGGCTCTTCCTCGACTACCAAGGGGTCTTGGCCGACCAGGTGCTGGTCCCGCTCGACGCCCATCTCGGGCTGTATCGGGAGTCGCGAGCACGGGCGGACGAGGTCGGCGAATCGGTGAGCCTGAAACGCACTGATCTGGCGCTGCTGAGCCTGGACGCAGGTCGCCGTACCATCACGTGCCGGCTCGTTGAGGTCAAGTGCTACAGCTCTCTCGGCGGCCTTTCGGCCTACGAGCAGCTCAAGGCCGAGATGCTGGAGCAACTGGCCCGCAGCCGCACCGTTCTGAAGGAGCATTTCGACCCTCGGCTGAACGAGCCCGACCGGCCGGACCGTGCCGTGCGCAATGCCGAGTTGGCGACTCTGCTCCACTTCTACGTGGGTCGCGCGGTCAGATACGGCACGATGCACGCCCAGGTGGCCGGCGAAGCCCGATGGCTGCTCGACCGGCTCGACGCCGGCTACGTATTGGACTTCAAGCGCATCGGGCTGATCTTCGATCTTTCCGGCACCGGCGCGAGCACCGACCACGAGGCCGGCGTCGAGTTCCATCGGATCGGACGGGATCTCGTTGAGGAGCTGCTCGAAGCGATCCCGACCGACCCGGTATTGGCGGTCGAGGGAACGACGACGCTCAGCGGCCTCGACCTCACGGTGCCGAGGTTGCACGATGCGGCCTTCCGCGCCCCGTCCCGCAGCCACGAGACGCCCAAGGAACCGATTCACATCGAGCCGGATGATCTCGCGGACGACACCCTCCCCGGGTTTCCGGAGCCGAACGAGGTACCGTCGCAAGAGGGTTCGGCAGCAGCCGAGGTGTCACCCGCGCCGGTACCTGAGCCCGCGCTCACGGACTCACCCGGGGACTCGCCATCCCGACGAGAAGGCCCCAGCATCTACCTGGGGACCGACGGCCGATCCCCGCAATACGGCGTTCTCGGTGAAGTCGCAGGCCGTCGCGTCGCCTTGGACCTGAACGAGACGCACACGATCAGCCTCTTCGGCGTTCAAGGTGGAGGCAAGAGCTACACCCTCGGATCCATCATCGAAGCCGCGACCCTGCCGGTTCCCCCGATCAACGAGCTTCCTCGTCCGCTCGCCACGATCGTGTTCCATTACAGCCCGACTCTGGACTACGCGCCCGAGTTCACCAGCATGCTCGCTCCCAACAATGACGCCGAGCAGACACGTATGCTGCAGGATGCCTATGGCTGCCGCCCCACCGCGCTCACCGACATCGTCATGCTCGTCCCCGAAGACCAGTTGGATCTTCGCCGTATCGAGCATCCCGGCATCCAGGTGCTCCCGCTGAAGTTCGGATCGGCCGAACTCCGTGCCGAACATTGGCGCTTCCTGATGGGTGCGGTCGGAAATCAATCCACGTACATACGGCAGCTCCAGCGAATCATGAAGGCGCACCGGAGGCAACTGAGTCTCGACGTCATTCGTGCGGGCATCGAGCAATCCGCCATGTCGGACAACCTCAAACAGCTCGCCCAGCAGCGCCTGGATCTCGCCGCCGACTACATCGACGACAGCGCCCGAGTCAAGCAGCTCGTCCGCCCCGGGCGAATGATCATCGTCGACCTGCGCGACGAATTCATCGAGAAGGACGAGGCGCTCGGCCTGTTCGTCGTCCTCATGCAACTGTTCGCCGAAGCGCAAGAGGAAGGACGACGCTTCAATAAACTGGTCGTCTTCGATGAGGCCCACAAGTATATCGAAAGCCCTGATCTGGTGGCCGGACTGGTCGAAAGCGTGCGGGAGATGCGACACA
The DNA window shown above is from Thermomonospora umbrina and carries:
- the mads6 gene encoding methylation-associated defense system protein kinase MAD6 gives rise to the protein MADIVGGGPPANDSERAAIAHLRDHAPEDWLVLHNIEIPVRGAMYEVDLIVVTPHSVCLIDVKSTRGRIDVSGRRWYPSNRGSFHSPVAKLRDHARALKGELARRSSGLNRIYVDALVVLTADDSVLVDPNDRTDADAHDVSTLDEMISALADVSRVRSGFPRDIRRHRQTIVQTLQGVVRVPTGPLRFGNWVVREELGGTEDVTEYRAANAIVTTSQTVLLRVYRADPFQPEAVRAAERVAIANAYEVLARMPPHECVVGCRDFFATEDESRFVLVLDDVRGTALQPHLDNPRLVLAADAKYRLIADILRGLTHAHGHRVLHRALSPASVLVAPGGKGLLTGFDYARPEDPRSHTVVGRLADALDPAYVAPECQARAQAMSRASDVYAAGVIAYRLLTGELPFASTADQYEKGSMLPGGPLTAAGVPEHIAELLGRMCAQAPSARPSAAEALRTMLGASRPPAGRATTRTFDYRNLPEGHQLTRKYTVQRRLGKPGSFGAAYQVYDNLAGADRVVKIVDRDRESLVERLKHEYQILLGLPAHDNVIKVEGADYLDGGETPYLVFEYVDGQDVGALADDRALGPADTVKLGVEVARGLAFLHRHGIFHCDIKPGNLLWTDQGCKIIDFNVSVSAESSMSKAGGTTKYVPPDVNIRVPPTAADLADRDVYALGVTLYQVLTGQYPFASGRPTLGEQPIDPRSLSGLSELSDALVDTVTKAIAPLRSARYGGAAEFLAVLDAIGEVHRPPAVAPPEPRPVVAAGNVNPFVAHLKTLYSQSTSSNAGTRGKDPYDLYVATALDDGLIPDVLAGRYRLVVITGNAGDGKTAFLERLVKAALDRGATPGEPRDNGADVRLLGGRWLRTNHDGSQDEGDKANDEVLGEFFAPFAEGEEPGPRNAETRLIAINEGRLVDFLASRASRFASLTAAVRAGLDGEPVPDGIAVVNLNRRSVVAGADGPNGPIFDRLLARMTHERFWEACESCDLVNSCYAPHNARTLAHPSVGPKIVKRLRELYTLTHLRGRMHITVRDLRSALAFTLTSGRDCAEIHELYRGGDITEILSGFYFNGWAGTPGTRDRLLALLRDVDVAAVSAPALDRRLMHVGPDAGQAMMTVDRRGDDYDMSLLRTLFDRLTGDAADPEAHARYLASVRRRFYFEGLDDKRARAMSPFRSSERFLSLLHDPEQAAARLPDLIAAINRGEGLPDPRRLGDTLALQVRHVPGGTVRSHRLFPIDALTLTMSGGPPSPYLEQEPDGLVLRYHGPAGQTARLRIQLDLFELLYRLRDGYLPSVADRQGHYLGLTIFKNELSAAPYQEIVLSAGGRGLHRVRRERDGRLVMEPLVDLTEESDDPASQ
- the mads8 gene encoding methylation-associated defense system ATP-binding protein MAD8, coding for MSTGLQELQEQDVETALERVLLPRLAGLLQARRPGHCMRVTEIDAPLAVRLCRRMRGAVGEDGHVHVLGSEPAVPTDVAVTSTKLVELRNPDARGRQRAPLLVFVPPGTYASAEDSFGVATFEEVALGDVYIELAARLLAELPDTLRRGVEDLFAILDDQKWPYAGDHARARYLLTVQHNENDPMAAGAAVFELGMVPDFELFSDAAQIPTRTGRNMRQMRVLQSTERPERQRVIELGLTDPAFRARLAEFLVRTGLEDARAWTRRIVVDRANWNLGFHRWPLREERTVEVVRITVGDLELPKAGEAPGHADHTVLRNMTGQPFLHAGRQGLGRLPIDFHVEPDPQRVAGLAKFVVQLISEDSGPTGVTTTVRLGKTAKSSYKAVFKKLRSVELEQGWHFVQVTPEDAEGVPLPVETPRGDAHLGNQSDRFMVVTDDDFEEPPPRQRVARDVGVSHALRRLEFMALEETRDWRGVRCKGVTWKSTQGAGRQVLQASFGVYGSAEIPLSPPLVEAQRRVLAEPDRLRRWRLPVLADQAGDPLPEDLDAPDPGHEPVDVFLAARRAVLAAIRGEDDLVIEGRDLLELRGPIQTYAESYGELLAWQIRRAERADEGLRTGLLRELAALLQIDTVEVGVTDSGGVRRDVVLVAPTHPLRLLWLVTWSALGRRWLENARENEAAVIAAAGRTLSGLTPLGFPLVVPQRSGALTIAAGDLNPYWGVCLPTGAADPQALLSTLAGALRLPERWSGGQVVSGRVLADRVERYLRLHPYVGTLVISAVNPGRAEHLAEMLLALQRRKDFVDVKYDIRLFVPDPQATDNGEALAELLRGEGGPAAEAEAFHTRPSTGLIPKLAVAVRPLHEFRASSSEQAAHITVLFDAFSGESFDAAPGGDPGMAPVHGLVQDVSILYSENEETVTWQKQPRHGPAHPIRGAEELSDLLSALPATISSAAAAVATGEPGVGLVPRVTLNLDARDGALLHQAHRSSDWVITIDRTLGIEYFDSPGSKRRPAYVIDFDVESAEGLGHHLVISSRSVDELRTLLAPVCAQHGFDVDARHTGTFFEQLRLLSGRLAFKLASATPTQRTEVLGLALARLFLDYQGVLADQVLVPLDAHLGLYRESRARADEVGESVSLKRTDLALLSLDAGRRTITCRLVEVKCYSSLGGLSAYEQLKAEMLEQLARSRTVLKEHFDPRLNEPDRPDRAVRNAELATLLHFYVGRAVRYGTMHAQVAGEARWLLDRLDAGYVLDFKRIGLIFDLSGTGASTDHEAGVEFHRIGRDLVEELLEAIPTDPVLAVEGTTTLSGLDLTVPRLHDAAFRAPSRSHETPKEPIHIEPDDLADDTLPGFPEPNEVPSQEGSAAAEVSPAPVPEPALTDSPGDSPSRREGPSIYLGTDGRSPQYGVLGEVAGRRVALDLNETHTISLFGVQGGGKSYTLGSIIEAATLPVPPINELPRPLATIVFHYSPTLDYAPEFTSMLAPNNDAEQTRMLQDAYGCRPTALTDIVMLVPEDQLDLRRIEHPGIQVLPLKFGSAELRAEHWRFLMGAVGNQSTYIRQLQRIMKAHRRQLSLDVIRAGIEQSAMSDNLKQLAQQRLDLAADYIDDSARVKQLVRPGRMIIVDLRDEFIEKDEALGLFVVLMQLFAEAQEEGRRFNKLVVFDEAHKYIESPDLVAGLVESVREMRHKGMSVLVASQDPPSVPIALIELSNHIILHKFTSPAWLRHLQKANASLAQLTASKMANLVPGEAYIWSNKATDNAFTRSAMKVRLRPRLTRHGGATKTATE
- the mads7 gene encoding methylation-associated defense system protein MAD7 encodes the protein MTLHRSDKEFRHPGVSYLDYKQLEMDRVLTGFLPRLWWDGRSSVVSRSADLDVHDFVETFREHPDSFQDFDPDITRRWLETHLLDVVNRGKATQAVAGLRPLHGFTYRFRNARRSRAYGADEQLYEMISQVSDRRRGAATLEHLKNFFFDGMDKHTEKPTPGVDIDVETQALINLSEAVKRDITDRPASGRERRSHPPLYPQASDLLVDDVLRLLFHRDLIPRSVLVDYLKILFAFHLALYHLRILKLLPALTRNEQMRANGGFFLDVVGIGGTPTARLAERSAEVWFGRIPDFVRATFTVKRLDDLARHLVRRGGLRTPGRGFFTVEDLLRLLGPAHKEERDRFAGGRLAVIESARSGDADMDTEIEQILHLGLDDFTAYIEVITAYRVAFHRKYLTGCLDSLLLKNRPGAMIAQPRRGVRRFVLDSRLLEVLLQLSLLRQDTGGEYYTAALRVDEFLTVLRERYGLYIDQLPAGDGFDRPTIEDQAAFRANTGAFTARLREIGFYSDLSDAYLTQTITPRYTIGAGKAGRAQGNA